A region of the Flavobacteriaceae bacterium MAR_2010_188 genome:
TGCATGATAAAGCGGCACTCTTGAATAGGTTGTTGTGGGAGACCAGAGAACACAACTTTCTACCGCTGCCGGAAACATTTTCATAAATACCTGAGCTAACCTTCCACCAAAAGATAGCCCGAACAGATTGATCTTATCATACCCTAACCATTTCCTAATTTCTTCAATGTCAATTGCCATATTTGTAGTGTTATACTGGGCTAAATCTGCAAATTTGGATAGGGAATCGTAGCAGTCCTTTACATCTTGGATTGGATACATTTCTTTAAACTGTTGTTCGAGACTTTCCTTAAATTGAAGCTGACGACAATGTAGTGGATTTGAATTTCCGGTCCCTCTGACATCAATTAAAACGATATCATGTTCTTGCCTATACGGATTATTACTTTCCGCAAAGAATGACGCTCCATTGGTAGCTGCTACACCTGGGCCACCGTCAAAGAAAAATATGGGCGATTTTGAATTATTCTTATGGATTGCTGGAATCACGATAATATTCAAATCGATTTTTCGTCCTGAGTTAGTCTGTCTGTTTTCAAAAACGGAAAATGTTCCGCATAAAACTGTCGAGTCCAGATCACTGGAATCGCACACCTTTAATTTTTCAGATATAAGGCTTTGATTTTTGTAAATCGAGCAGTTATTACATAGTATGGCAATTGATAGGATAAGTATCAATTTGAAAATGGTAAGATCGGCGCTGACATGCCGAAGGTCTCGATATTTCATATACATAAACTGAAGCATTGATTGCATATTTTGTTTTCCTTTAAAAAATAAAACCATAACAGTGTTGAGGTTATTATGCTCATAATTCAATCTTTAAAAATAGATGTCTTTCTTTTTGAATTTGAAAACGCTACAAACGATTATTGCCATTGTTAGCGGCTGGTTATTTATTAATCTTCCCAATTTACGGATACTAATTCCATTGAATCTGAATATGTAAATGACCAATATGTCACCTTCTTGGCAATTATTTTATAGTAAAGGATTTTTTCAATCTTTAAGCCGTATAACTCAATGTGTTTCGATTTAAATTCTGTTTTGCCCAAAAATTCAAGTCTTTCAAAGCCCTCTAAAATTTCCTCTAAGTCCTCAGGGTCAAAGCCCGAGAAATTTATCAATTGGTATAAATCGCCACGACTATACTTTTTTTGAGCTACTTCAGCAAACAGCTTTTCTAACTCTTTAGTTCTTTCAATTTGTGTATCTGTTTGAACATTTAATTCTGAAATTCTTTTGAAGTCGTCAACAAAGTAAGATGCTATTTCGGCAGTCAACTTAAATAATTCTGATTGCCATAAGTTGCATAAAATTATGATTTCTAAATCAGACTGAGGTAAAAGCGTAATACTTGAACCAAAGCCAGTTCTGAAGGCTCCTCCATGTTCAATAATCAATTCGTTTCTGAATATATATATACCAACCATACCCGTAGGGGATATGCTTTCCATTGTTAAGTAATCCGGCACTAAACATTTGGTTTAAACTTCCCGCATTAAGCAATTCAGTATTTTTCAATGCCAAATTCCATTTTATCATATCGTTTAGTGAAGTAATTATACCAACATCGGCCCTGCTTTCAGCTGCTGGCGGAATATCTTCTCCATTTTCTAGTACTCCATTGTTCCATCTGTATCCTGATACCCGCTCAGGAACAACGGTACGATAGTTATACACAGAGGTAGATGACATTTTTAGCGGATCACAAATTCGCTTTTTCAAAAAGGAACCATAAGTATCTCCCGTCACCTTTTCAATTACAAGTCCAAGAAAAAATGGCCCACTACTATAATTGAAACCTTCACCCGGTTTAAAATAAAGCGGATATTCTTTCTGCACAGAACTCATCTTTTCCACCGTGTGGTTTAAAAAGAAATAGGCTGTTGGTTCATTCCAGTCGTCCCTTAATCCTGAAGTGTGGTTCATCAAATGAGATAATGTCATTTCATCCCAAGATGAAGGCAAGTCATTGAGATATTTGGAGAGCTTATCATTTACTGATAGTTTCCCATCTTGCTGAAGCATTAATATTGCTGCGCATGTAAATTGTTTTGTCATTGAGGCTATCTCAAATACAGAGTTTTCGCTAACCGGAGCATTAGTCTCCACGTTAGATACCCCATAAAGACTTTTCTTAATTACCTGTCCGTTTTGAACTATTGCAATTGCCATTCCCGGAATATGTTGGTTGGACATACGACTCTCGATTAGTGAATCAATTGCATTTGATTGACTAGTTGATTGAGAATAAGAACTGACACCCCATAACAGTAATGTATAAGTAAAATACAGCTTTTTCATATAGTTTTTATTGCATTGAAATTGAACTGTTTCATGGACTTTATTATCATTGTTCAATCCTTTATAGAATTAAATGTCTTGCTTTTTAAAGCTTTTTTCAAAAACATTGGTATAAAACTACAGTGTTGAAGTGTCTATATCAATACCGAGAATGGGTGAGAAAAAAGAGAATATACCCGGAAAGGATTTACTAAACAACAAATGCCGCCATATCCTTTAAAAAGATAATAGTTGAATTATTTTATCTCCCAATAACTTTAAAAAAAAGATATATCAACCAGGAATACAAAAATTAAACCTGTTTGATTTCATAGCAATGACTGACAATATGTTGGAAAACATTCTTAGACTGGGTCCTATGTCCCAATTTCCACAACACTCTTCCATTCTCCATTTTTGTTTTTTTTCAAATTTGGACTGCCCACTGACTGATTCATTAAAATACAGCTACGAGTTCAATTACCTTTATGTATTTTGATGGTTTCTTCCGAAAACCCCAAAAACCTAGCAGCATTATTATAAAAAATATCCTCTTTTTGTTGCATTGTTAAAAATTCCACCGCGTTGACACTGTTCACGGCAACATCAATTGTGTCTGGCCAAACGATCTGGTCGGTCCCGAACATGATGCGCGAGCCAAATCCAGAGTCGATCAAGGCTTTGAGGTAATTGTTAAGTTCGGTCTGGGGCAACAGCCAATTGAGTACTGAAATGTCCACATAGACATTTGAATGAGCGTACAACAGTGCTTTTAAATCCTCAATGAACGGCCAACCACCATGCATGATATACACCTTTAATTTTGGGTATTTGACCATCACGTTTTCGAGCTGCGTCGGATTGGCGTTATAGCTGCGCATACCTCCTAGCATGTCGGGCATAAGATGAAACCCGTTGTTTGGGCCTCCTGGCAAGATGTGGAACCCGATGGGAATGTCCAATTCTTGGGCCAATTCAAAAAAAGGCAGCATTGAAGGATCGTCTGCAAGTTTACCTACATAAAATGGCGCCAATTCGGCAATAACCTGCAACTGCCCATACTTATGAAGTTTTCGGAGTTCCTCCATTGAGCTGCTCTCGCGACCTATCATAATGGTTTCAGGGGCTTCGGAAATCCACAAATGGCCAGCAGTAACCATCGCCTTCACGATGTTGTGTTTGCGCATCTTTTCCAAAGTCTTTGTTTTTTTGTTCTTCAGGGGAACTTACACCCTGAAAAGTTTCCCCGCGCAGTGTAGGCGGGTGTGTCACACCAAATAGTGGGTTGCCCTCAGTATAGGCATGAAGGTGCATGTCAATGATGGGACCTTTATAGACTTTCGATGGGTTCCCTTCTGTCGATTTTAAGTTCGTGGAATTTTGGCCAGAACAGATTAGTGATAAAAAGACCAAAGTAAAAAAAGTGCAGATGGAAGGTTTCATAATGTTGGTTTTGAAATGTTTATAATAAGGAAGTATAAACCTTAAGGATAATGCTTAATGGTTGTAATCCAGGTCTATACAAATTTAAATATTTTAAAAATACAATTAGAGTTTATCAAATCTGTGATGCATCAACCGTGAATCATGCACCGTTAAATGTGTTGTTTTCCCATTATTATCTATGTGAAATTTTACCCATGAACTAAAACTGTCTCCCGGAAATTTATCAATCCACATCCTGAACTCCTCATTGATATGTGGTTCCAACTCTGTATCTGCAATATTTGAACGTTTTACAATAAGATTATTTTTTTCATTCAACACAATAGTCCAATAATTATCCAGATGCGGGCTGTAATATTTACCTTCAAAAGATTTGAGTTGACCTGTTGTTGGCTGCCAGAACTGGGCCTGATTTTTTATCAGGTTAATAATCTGATTGTTTTGGTGAATATGCGCCCAGGCTTTGTTATTGTCTGCTTTATCTGGGGAAAATTCTATATAAGAAGGATACTCCACATCTTTGAAAACACCCCAAGAGATATATTCCAGCGGAAAAATTTCGTTGCCCCATTTCATTTTCAAGGAATCATTATCAATCAAAAGTTCAAAGACTTCTGTCCGTTTTTCTGTAAAACTTTCATACGTTACCGAATCCTCTTCTAGATAAATTCCTGTAAATTGTTTCAAATCTTCAAATGAATATTGAACCTTTTCTTTTTTAAATAATTTATTTGAGAAAGGTGGTTGTTTAATGTCCAGCAGATGGGATAATATCTTCTCATGGTACGGAAAAGTGGCACCGGTTTCATTGCTCAATAAGATTACGGTAATCCCCTTATTTTTAACGCTGCTCAGATACGAGTGATCACTAACTCCTTGATGTACATAAATTTCATTGTTGCCCAAGGATTTTTCTGTGTATCCGAATACATAATCTTTATCCCTACCGGGCATAAGCTGTGGGTTTACAAATAAGCTTTTTACTGCATTCGAAATAAAAGAAGTGCTGTCTGCATGTGCAGCGGCCCATTTTTCCAAATCGTTTACTGTTGTTGCAATATAATAATTGCCCCCGGGTGAGGTTTTATCGCTTGTCCATGTTTTATATCCGTTTCCATAATTATAATACTGAAGAGCAAAACCTTCTATCACGATGTCTTTATCATCATGCAATAAGGTCATATTCATTTTTAAAGGATCAAATAAATTAGTTTTCATCCATTGCTGTAAGTTCTGGTCTGAGGCTTTTTCAAGAATAAGCCGCAACAGTCCAAAATCGGAATTGGAATACATATAGCCCTTACCGGGTTCTACTTCTGCTTTGGGTTGCCTACACAGAAAATTTAAAAATTGCGATTTGTCAAAACGGTTGGTCATACTAGCCTGCGACAGCAATAAATTGGCCCATTCATCGGCAAAGCCGCTACGATGGTTTAGTAAATCACGGATGGTAACAGGCTCACTCCAAGCAGGAAGCTCTGGGTAATATTTTCGAACCTTGTCTTCCAGCTTTAACAATCCTTCCTGCTCCATTAGTACTGCAGCAATAGAAATAAATTCCCTTCCTTCAGAATAAGGTAATCTTACCACGGTATTATGGGAAAATGGCACTCCAAATTCCAGACTTGCCAGGCCATAAGCTTTCTTCGCAATCACCTTTCCGTTTTCAATGACCGTTACAGCAACACCGGGAGTCGTTTTGTTATAGGATGAAAAGATGCTGTCTAGTTTTTTCTCTAAAGCTTTATTTGTTTTTATTGGCGTGTTGGTAATTTGGCTGAACCCTGAAGTGTGAAAACAGAGTAACAGCATAAGACTAATAATAAATTTGTAATTCTCCATGTCACTTTTTTATGGTTGTTATTAGAGTTGATTCCTTCACCAATACTCTTCAATACATTTGGTTTAAATAAATTCTTTTGGATGCTTCTTATGAAAATCCGTATCATCTTGGTATGCCTTTGCTATTGCCAGTAAACTTGCCTCGCCGAACAGATTTCCGATAAAAGTGATTCCAGTGGGTGTTCCTTTGTTGGTAAACCCGTTAGGTACAGTTACAGCAGGATGTCCAGTAAGATTAGTAAGCTGAAGGTTTTGATACGCAATTGGCGGTGTGTTGTCGGTGCTGCTGAAAGGTGCGACATACACATCCACCTCTTCAAAGATTTTTGCTGCAGCCTGCATCAGCAATGTTCTGATGCGGTTGGCTGTTACAGCATCCACCGCCGGCGCTGTCCTGGCCATACGTGCCAGATTGCCAATACCGTCCGTACCTTGCACTGCCAGCAAAGCATCCTGTCCCGTACGTATGAATTGATCCCAAACTGAACCCACCTCTCCATACCAACATACCATTGTTACGGCATGTATTGGGTATTGCGGCAATTCTACAGGCTTTAAGTCAAATCCTAGTTGACGTAGTTTATGCAGCGTAGCAGCGTCATTTGATTTTTCTTCCGGCAGTGCATGCTCCTCATCAAAAGCCGCTTTTAAATAACCAATGCGTATTGTCTTTATTTCAGCGGTAGCATTCCAGTTAAAGGGCATTTTAATAACACTCATATCAACATCATCTTTTCCATGAATTTCATGTAATACAAGAGCACAATCTTCTGCAGATCTGCATATAGGGCCTACCTTATCAAAACTCCAAGCACCAGGCATTACGCCGTGACGACTTACTCTGCCAAAAGTGGGACGCAATCCTGTAACACCGCACTTAATTGCTGGTTCAACTATAGAGCCACCTGTTTCAGTACCAATGGAAAACGCCACCAAACCGGCTGCCGTTGCTGAGGCAGGTCCTGCGGACGATCCGCCGGAACCTGCACCCACATCCCATGGGTTTTTAGTCTGCCCACTAAACCATGTATCGGAATATGCCAGCTCCCCGGTTGAAAGTTTAGCAACCAATACCGCACCTGCTTCTTCCAAACGGTTTACTACCGTTGCATCGTAGTCAATATGCTGTTCTTTAAAGGGACTTGCGCCCCAAGTTGTGGGATACCCCTTTTTGCTTATAATATCTTTGGCTCCCCAAGGTAGACCATGAAGAAGACCCCGATATTTTCCTTCAGCTATTTCAGCGTCAGCTGCAACCGCTTGTTCAAGGGCTAAATCTTCAGTAATGGTAACAACACAATTTAGGAGTGGGCCATGCTTTCTCAACCTCGTTAGATACATTTTCGTTAACTCCAAAGAACTAACCTGCCTGGTCTTGATTAAATCTGCTAATTGCAGGATATTCCAGAAGGCAAGTTCCTCCAGGGTATTTGGCCGTGTAAGACCCCTAATTATGCTGGTTTGTATGGGTAGTTGCTCTTGGCTGAACATCATTCCAGGTAATATGGGGTTGAAGTGCAAAGCAGGGGCCACATCATATCCCAAATCTACCTCGTGCAGTTGCTCATACAGTGCGTGATTATTGTTTACCCACTCCAGCATTTTTTCACGTTGTGCATCTGTAAAGTGCACACCGGAGATATGTTCGGCAGCTTCAAGCATTTCCTTTGTTATGGAATGTGTTTTTTTCTCCTGCAGCTGTGCCCACAGCACTCCCGGAAGCAGGGTGGACGACAATCCGAGTGTAGCAAAAAGAGAGATGAACTTCCGGCGATCGGTTGTTAATATATTTTTCATCTTGCCGTAATTATTTTGTGCCGATTTATATTAGTTACATTTAATTAGAAAGCCGATTGTATTTTTTCATAACCTGCTTTAGCTTTTCGTGAGGTATGGCAAACCACTTGTTGGCATTAACACCTTCAAGATCATCAGCAGCTATCAATACATTGATGATGGCTTCCTCTGTAGCTTCTACTGTTGCTTTATAAATCGGATCGAGATGCCACTTTGGTAAGACTTTCCAAGATTGGCTTGTCCACCTATTATTGTATTCAGGTTTGGCAGTACTAATGGCTAAAAAAATTTCGCCTGAACCTGCCATTGAATAGGTGCCTGTTCGGGCTATGCCATGTGTGATTCTTTTTGCTACCTGCTTTAGCTGGCCTGGCAATAAAGGGGCGTCGGTTATGACTATTGCAATGATAGATCCATCGGTGCGGGCATCTTCATGGAAGACAGGTTCTAACTCCTGAATTTCTTTTCCTACAGGAACACCAGCAATAACCAGCTGATCTCTTCTGCCAAAATTTGCCTGCACAAAAACGCCTAATGTATACTGCACAGAATCTATCGTAAATATTCTTGATGCCGTTCCGCTGCCTCCTTTAAAATCATATAGCCCCATGCCTGTACCACCGCCTACGTTTCCTTCTTCTATATTGCCAGTTTCTGCACCATCTAATGCTTCCCATACATGTTCTTTTTTTACGTGGTAGCCATTAATATCATTCAACCCACCATCCCATGTTTCACCAACGATAGGAAGTCCAAAGCTGAAATCAATAGATTCATTTTCAGAAAAATTTTTAAAGTTCCATTCCCCGATAGCATCCCTTACAACTCCAACGCTATTTGTATTGGTTATTCCGATCGCTCCCCCGCCAAAACCATAATCTTCGATATAGGGAAGACCTGTCATCTCACCATCACCATTCAGACTAAAATAGGCAGCCGGATAACTTCTGTTTGTTTTTCCCAAGGGTAAAATTACGGTTACACCTGTTCTTACCGGTCCCTTTCCAATTTCTAACTTACCCGAGCCCGAAATGAGGGTTTTATAACCCACTTCTACACCCTGTACATCTGTTATTGCATTGAGTTTGCCGGGTGTGCCATCGAAAGGAATACCAAGGTCTCGCGCACGTTGAGCATAACTGAATATCGTTATCCCAAGAAAATAATACACTAATAATTTTTTCATATTGAAAGGGTTTATAAGTTCATGTCCTTTAAAAATCTTTGAAAATGGGTAGATTTCATGGCTCTTAATACGGTCCAAGTATTGTTTTCAAAAAATCAAAGACTACGCGCCATCCCACTTTAGGTTTTCTTCAAAAGGAAAAATCTCCGGGACTCTTAACGTCCAACATCATTTTCGGCTTTAACAGAGGTTAACTCTCTTTTTTTAATATAGGAAAACGTTTCCTATACGTTAATTGCCGCCAGATCCATTCTATAGGTCCGTAACTAAAATATTTTAACCAGTACCTGCTGAAGATTACCTGAAAGATGAAAATAATAAAAGCAAAAGGTAAAAATAATGCGGGTCCAATATATCCGCCCCAACCTAATCCCACCTCATAGAAGATAATAATCCCAAGGATAGTCTGCATAATATAATTGGTCAGCGCCATTCTTCCAACAGGGGCAAAAATTAGTAGCTTTGTCTGTCCATTTTTCTTAATCCAGTACAGACATAAGCCTGTAACATAAGCAAGGGCCAAAGGGACAACACCTAAAGCATAGGCTACTGTATTGAGCATATCCACTCCTGGCGACCAGTTTTCTCCCCATATAGAATATACCATTCCAACATTGGCGGGGATACCTATTATCAGTCCATAAATCAGGATTTTTTTGAATAGGTTTTTATATTGATGGAGATTTGCATAGATCTTATTC
Encoded here:
- a CDS encoding TAP-like protein, yielding MVLFFKGKQNMQSMLQFMYMKYRDLRHVSADLTIFKLILILSIAILCNNCSIYKNQSLISEKLKVCDSSDLDSTVLCGTFSVFENRQTNSGRKIDLNIIVIPAIHKNNSKSPIFFFDGGPGVAATNGASFFAESNNPYRQEHDIVLIDVRGTGNSNPLHCRQLQFKESLEQQFKEMYPIQDVKDCYDSLSKFADLAQYNTTNMAIDIEEIRKWLGYDKINLFGLSFGGRLAQVFMKMFPAAVESCVLWSPTTTYSRVPLYHAQYAEATLNKLFEDCKSDSLCNVAFPNFIDEFKDLKTRGQARPFIYKYESENGEIKEVTIPWYSFHTKIRSLMYMPSGLRQIPFIVHQSYLGNWQPFISLFPSESSYNDFIADGLYLSVSCTEDVPYFSMQEADSLSIGTFMGDYRIRQQKHACRNWAKGIVPANFFEPLTSNIPTIVFSGYFDPVTPPSMAEQIVQTLPNGYLITIPTMSHMFDGLSNPECFDKMVINFLNKPYIRPDSACIEQMLPDKYKISE
- a CDS encoding CubicO group peptidase, beta-lactamase class C family, with amino-acid sequence MENYKFIISLMLLLCFHTSGFSQITNTPIKTNKALEKKLDSIFSSYNKTTPGVAVTVIENGKVIAKKAYGLASLEFGVPFSHNTVVRLPYSEGREFISIAAVLMEQEGLLKLEDKVRKYYPELPAWSEPVTIRDLLNHRSGFADEWANLLLSQASMTNRFDKSQFLNFLCRQPKAEVEPGKGYMYSNSDFGLLRLILEKASDQNLQQWMKTNLFDPLKMNMTLLHDDKDIVIEGFALQYYNYGNGYKTWTSDKTSPGGNYYIATTVNDLEKWAAAHADSTSFISNAVKSLFVNPQLMPGRDKDYVFGYTEKSLGNNEIYVHQGVSDHSYLSSVKNKGITVILLSNETGATFPYHEKILSHLLDIKQPPFSNKLFKKEKVQYSFEDLKQFTGIYLEEDSVTYESFTEKRTEVFELLIDNDSLKMKWGNEIFPLEYISWGVFKDVEYPSYIEFSPDKADNNKAWAHIHQNNQIINLIKNQAQFWQPTTGQLKSFEGKYYSPHLDNYWTIVLNEKNNLIVKRSNIADTELEPHINEEFRMWIDKFPGDSFSSWVKFHIDNNGKTTHLTVHDSRLMHHRFDKL
- a CDS encoding Asp-tRNAAsn/Glu-tRNAGln amidotransferase A subunit, whose protein sequence is MKNILTTDRRKFISLFATLGLSSTLLPGVLWAQLQEKKTHSITKEMLEAAEHISGVHFTDAQREKMLEWVNNNHALYEQLHEVDLGYDVAPALHFNPILPGMMFSQEQLPIQTSIIRGLTRPNTLEELAFWNILQLADLIKTRQVSSLELTKMYLTRLRKHGPLLNCVVTITEDLALEQAVAADAEIAEGKYRGLLHGLPWGAKDIISKKGYPTTWGASPFKEQHIDYDATVVNRLEEAGAVLVAKLSTGELAYSDTWFSGQTKNPWDVGAGSGGSSAGPASATAAGLVAFSIGTETGGSIVEPAIKCGVTGLRPTFGRVSRHGVMPGAWSFDKVGPICRSAEDCALVLHEIHGKDDVDMSVIKMPFNWNATAEIKTIRIGYLKAAFDEEHALPEEKSNDAATLHKLRQLGFDLKPVELPQYPIHAVTMVCWYGEVGSVWDQFIRTGQDALLAVQGTDGIGNLARMARTAPAVDAVTANRIRTLLMQAAAKIFEEVDVYVAPFSSTDNTPPIAYQNLQLTNLTGHPAVTVPNGFTNKGTPTGITFIGNLFGEASLLAIAKAYQDDTDFHKKHPKEFI
- a CDS encoding L-aminopeptidase/D-esterase; this encodes MKKLLVYYFLGITIFSYAQRARDLGIPFDGTPGKLNAITDVQGVEVGYKTLISGSGKLEIGKGPVRTGVTVILPLGKTNRSYPAAYFSLNGDGEMTGLPYIEDYGFGGGAIGITNTNSVGVVRDAIGEWNFKNFSENESIDFSFGLPIVGETWDGGLNDINGYHVKKEHVWEALDGAETGNIEEGNVGGGTGMGLYDFKGGSGTASRIFTIDSVQYTLGVFVQANFGRRDQLVIAGVPVGKEIQELEPVFHEDARTDGSIIAIVITDAPLLPGQLKQVAKRITHGIARTGTYSMAGSGEIFLAISTAKPEYNNRWTSQSWKVLPKWHLDPIYKATVEATEEAIINVLIAADDLEGVNANKWFAIPHEKLKQVMKKYNRLSN
- a CDS encoding CubicO group peptidase, beta-lactamase class C family, coding for MKKLYFTYTLLLWGVSSYSQSTSQSNAIDSLIESRMSNQHIPGMAIAIVQNGQVIKKSLYGVSNVETNAPVSENSVFEIASMTKQFTCAAILMLQQDGKLSVNDKLSKYLNDLPSSWDEMTLSHLMNHTSGLRDDWNEPTAYFFLNHTVEKMSSVQKEYPLYFKPGEGFNYSSGPFFLGLVIEKVTGDTYGSFLKKRICDPLKMSSTSVYNYRTVVPERVSGYRWNNGVLENGEDIPPAAESRADVGIITSLNDMIKWNLALKNTELLNAGSLNQMFSAGLLNNGKHIPYGYGWYIYIQKRIDY